A single Thermodesulfobacteriota bacterium DNA region contains:
- a CDS encoding aminotransferase class V-fold PLP-dependent enzyme, translated as MRPVYLDHNATTPVDPAVREAMLPYLGERFGNPSSAHRLGQEARAAVEAAREQVAALLAARPSRLVFTGGGSEANNTAILAAALSRPERRHLVSSAVEHRSVLAPLEHLRRQGFEVELLPVAADGGLDPDLLASRLRPDTGLVSLMAAQNETGVLWPVAELAALVRSRGILFHTDAVQLAGKEAIDLGTWPVDYLSLAAHKLGGPKGVGALFVRRGAPYAPLVRGGGQEEGRRAGTENVPGLVGFGRAAELARARLAGFRPRLAALRDALETAVLAAIPGVRVNGAGQPRLANTSNLGFEHASGVVMVQELDERGFAVSAQAACLSGDLDPSPVLAAMAVPESYRHGSLRLSFGHGSTREELDRFLAVLPGVVAAARRGAAP; from the coding sequence ATGCGCCCTGTCTATCTGGACCACAATGCCACCACCCCGGTGGATCCGGCAGTGCGGGAGGCCATGCTGCCGTATCTCGGCGAGCGCTTCGGCAACCCGTCGAGCGCCCACCGCCTGGGCCAGGAGGCCCGGGCGGCGGTGGAAGCCGCCCGGGAGCAGGTGGCCGCCCTGCTCGCCGCCCGCCCCAGCCGCCTCGTCTTCACCGGCGGCGGCTCGGAGGCCAACAACACCGCCATCCTGGCCGCGGCCCTGTCCCGGCCGGAGCGGCGTCATCTCGTCAGCTCGGCGGTGGAGCACCGCTCGGTGCTGGCGCCCCTGGAGCATCTGCGCCGCCAGGGCTTCGAGGTGGAGCTTCTGCCGGTGGCCGCCGACGGCGGCCTCGACCCCGACCTTTTGGCCAGCCGCCTGCGGCCGGACACCGGTCTGGTCTCCCTCATGGCGGCCCAGAACGAGACCGGGGTGCTGTGGCCGGTGGCCGAGCTGGCCGCCCTGGTCCGGAGCCGCGGCATCCTCTTCCACACCGATGCCGTGCAGCTGGCCGGCAAGGAGGCCATCGACCTCGGGACCTGGCCGGTGGACTACCTGTCCCTGGCCGCCCACAAGCTGGGCGGACCCAAGGGGGTGGGGGCGCTCTTTGTGCGGCGGGGGGCGCCGTACGCGCCCCTTGTCCGCGGCGGTGGCCAGGAGGAAGGCCGGCGGGCCGGCACCGAGAACGTCCCCGGCCTGGTGGGCTTCGGCCGGGCCGCGGAGCTGGCAAGGGCGCGGCTGGCCGGCTTCCGGCCCCGGCTGGCGGCCCTGCGGGATGCCCTGGAGACCGCGGTCCTGGCGGCCATTCCCGGCGTGCGGGTCAACGGCGCCGGCCAGCCGCGGCTGGCCAATACCAGCAACCTGGGCTTCGAGCACGCCTCCGGGGTGGTGATGGTCCAGGAGCTGGACGAGCGGGGCTTTGCGGTCTCGGCCCAGGCGGCCTGCCTTTCCGGGGACCTCGATCCCTCCCCGGTCCTGGCCGCCATGGCCGTGCCGGAGTCCTACCGCCACGGCAGCCTGCGGCTCAGCTTCGGCCACGGCAGCACCCGGGAGGAGCTGGACCGTTTCCTGGCGGTGCTGCCCGGGGTGGTGGCGGCTGCCCGCCGGGGGGCCGCACCGTAA